In bacterium, the DNA window AATACTTTCTCTACCACTCACTATTAAAAAGAGTAAACTTAATTTCAGTTTTGTTGACATTGGAGTTCCCCACACTATCCTTTTTGTAAAGGATGTAACTTCAATTGATGTATCAAGTTTTGCTCATTCAATAAGATTTCATCCTCACTTTGGTGCAGATGGCACAAATGTAAACTTTGTCCAAATTTTAGGTAAGAATAAAATATCTATAAGAACTTATGAGCGTGGAATAGAAGGCGAGACTCTTTCTTGTGGTTCAGGCACCTGTGCAAGTGCTATAGTTGGCTGGCTAAAAGGTGACTTATTATCACCAATAGAAGTCAATACTCAAGGTGGCACTTTATGGGTTTATATAGCTGGATTAGAAGAAATCTGGCTTCAAGGAATTCCGGAGCTTGTCTATAAAGGTGAACTATTACTTTATAAAGGGGGTATAAGTGAAAGCATATGAGCCAAAAGATATAAGGAATGTAGTTTTAATGTCTCCTTTAGGAGCAGGTAAGACTACTCTTGCCGAAGCCATACTTTTCAATTCAGGTGCAACTTCTCGTCTCGGCCGTGTAGTGGATGGCACCTCTATCTTTGATTATGCACCTGACGAAATTGAGCAAAAGATGTCAATAAATTTAAGTATAGCTTGTTTTGAACTTTCCGGCATTCTTGTAAACCTAATTGATACACCAGGCTGTAGCGATTTTTTTGGTGATGTAATTTCAGGTGTAACTGTAGCTGATTCTGCAATTATAGTAGTTAATGCAAGCACTGGAATCCAGCCCTGGACAGATATGATAAAATTTTTAGCAGATGAGCATAGAATTCCAGTTATTATTTTTGTGAATCAACTGAGTAAAGAAAACGCTAACTTTACCCAAACCTTCAAAGAGATTCAAAACCTATTTGGTAAGAATGCTCACCTTAGCTCAGCGAGGCAGGTTATCCCACTGACCATACCTGATGGTATAGGTGCCCAATTTAACAAAGTCTTAAGTGTTTTTGAAGTAGATAATCCTTATAAGGCATTAGTGTTGGAGTCTATAGCCGAGATGGACGACCAATTGACAGAGAAATATCTAAGCGATGAGCCTTTTACTCCTGACGATATAGCGCGGGGACTCAAAGTTGGTGTAAATAGCAGAAAACTTATTCCTCTATATTGTGGTGATGCTTATAATAATATAGGGGTAAAAGAGCTACTCACCTGTTTACCTTTTTTACCATCTTCACTTGAAAATAAGTTATCAGCTTCTCCAAATTTATCCTGTCTTGCTTTTAAGACAACTGTAGACCCAAAAATAGGTGAACTCACCAACATCCGAGTCTTTTCCGGCACTCTATCCCCTGGGACATATGTATTTAATTCAACAAAAAATATTGAAGAAAAAGTAAATCAGGTATATGTTCTCAAAGGCAAAGACCGTATAGAAGTATCTTCACTTGTTACAGGTAGTATTGGTGCTTTAGTCAAGTTAAAATCAACCCAAACTGGTGATACATTGACAGATAAGACAAATCCTGTAACACTGCCTCCACTCAAATTTCCAGAGCCCCAAGTAAAGGTAGCTATTGTACCAAAATCCAAAAAGGATGAGGAGAAGGTATCAACTGCTCTATCCAAGCTTCATGAAGAAGACCCTACTTTTGCATTTTTTTATGATACAGAGACTAAACAGATGATTGTTTCAGGTTTAGGTGAGTTACATCTTGATATAACCTTAAAGCGGCTAAAGCAAAAATTTGGTGTAGAAGTGGGGACAGAGAGACCCAGAATCCACTACAGGGAGACAGTGACTCGTGTTTCTGAGTGTCAAGGCAAATACAAACGCCAGACCGGTGGGCATGGTCAATATGGTGACTGCTGGATAAGGTTTGAGCCACTTGAAAGGAGTAAGGGATTTGAATTTGTAGATGCCATAGTAGGTGGCAGGATACCTAAGCGCTTTATTCCTTCTGTAGAGAAAGGCCTCTTAGATGCAATTAATAAGGGTGTTCTTGCTGGCTATCCGACTACTGACTTAAGGGCAACTCTCTATGACGGCTCATATCATGAGGTTGACAGTTCTGACATTGCATTTAAGATAGCTGCCTCAATGGCATTTAGGAATGGCATCCCTAAAGCTTCACCCACTTTACTTGAGCCAATTATGCGAATAGAAGTCACTGTTCCTCAAGAATTTATGGGTGATGTCATGGGTGAGCTCTCTTCCAGGCGTGGCAAGATTGAGTCAACTGAGCCATTTGGTAAGTATCAAAAGATATGTGCTCTTGTTCCCGATGCTGAGCTTTACAAATTTTCAAGCACCCTGAGGTCACAAACTCAAGGTATGGGGTCATTTTTGCTAAAATTTTCGCACTATGAAGAGGTGCCAAAAGAAATTCAAAAGCGTATAATTGAAGAGCATAAGAAAGAGGAGAAATAAAAAAATGGATACCAATGAGGTTACAAAATACTGGATTCTTTCAGCCAATGATGACTGGAAAGTAGCTAATCATCTCTTTGATAAAAAAGATTATCATTATGCTCTTTTTTGTGCACCTTTATAAAGTTTCCTGAGAATGAAATAAAGAAAATAAAGGAGTTTGGACTATGGTTAAAGAAGATGTTGTGAGAAAAATAAAGGTTTTTATAAAGATATTAGAGAAAGAAGGAGTCAAGGTAAAAAACTTATCTTTATGGCTCCTATGCACGAGGCAACACTATGTCTCACAGTGACTTTGATATTGCTATTGTCTCAAGCAATTTTACAGGCGACCCAGTGAAAGATGTAAGAACTGCTCTGCCGGCTCTTAAAAAATCCGATTCCCGAATAGAACCAGTTTATTTTCATCCAAAAGACTTTAGGGACGAAAATCCATTGGTCTGGGAGATAAAGAAGAAAGGAATAAGGATACGATAAGATGTAATATCGGGATGCCGTCTACTTTTACAAATGTGTTTTTAATAAGGTTATAATCTGCAGCAAAAGATTTTAGAGAACTCAACTACATATGAGATTATTAGTAGTATCAAATAGGTTACCTATCACTGTAGTAGAAAAAGAAGGTAAGTTAAGAGTTAAAGGGAGTATCGGTGGTCTTGTTTCTGGCCTAAGTGCATATTTAGATTTATTAAAAGGCACCTCTTTTACTAAATCCGAGCATATATGGGTTGGTTGGCCCGGTATAGCAGTAGATGACAAATCTAAAGAGGAGTTAAGGTTAAAATTACTGAACGAATTTCATGCGTATCCTGTTTTTCTCTCAGAAAATGTGATGGAAAAGTTTTACTATGGATTCTGTAATAAAATAATCTGGCCGCTCTTTCACTATTTTCCATCCTATGCTATCTACGACGAAGATTATTGGTTACATTACAAACATGTAAATGAAACTTTTTGTGCTGCGCTTATGGAAATTATGAAAGTAGACGATGTAGTATGGATACATGACTATCATCTTATGCTTCTTCCTAAACTTTTAAGGGATAAGATACCAAGTATTCCGATAGGATTTTTTCTTCACATTCCTTTTCCATCTTTTGAAATATTTCGTCTTCTTCCAAGAAAATGGGGTAGTGAAATATTAAAAGGTCTTTTATGTGCTGATTTAATTGGATTTCATACTCACGATTATACACAGTATTTCTTGAGGTGTGTCCTTCGCATGTTAGGTTACGACCACAACATTGGTAAACTCAGTGTAGACGGTCGTCTTGTGCAAGCAGACACATTTCCAATGGGTATAGATTTTCATAGATTTTATAATGCTATGATAAACTCTGATGTAAAAAAAGAGAAAAATAAACTAGAGAAGACACTATCCGATTTTAAGTTAGTTCTCTCAATTGACCGCTTAGATTATACAAAGGGTATCGTTAACCGCTTGCAAGGTTATGAAATTTTCCTTAACAGGAATCCACATTGGCACAGAAAGGTAATTCTTATCCTAATAGTTGTCCCTTCTCGTGTAGGTGTAGAATATTATCAACAAATGAAGAATAAGATAGACGAACTTGTCGGCAGAATTAATGGTAAATTTGGCAACATTTACTGGACTCCAATCCTATATCAATATAGATTTTTACCATTCCACCAGTTAGCTGCTCTGTATAATATTAGTGATGTTGCTTTAATAACTCCATTAAGAGATGGTATGAACCTCACTGCAAAAGAATACATAGCGACCAGAACCGACAAAACCGGTGTTGTAATCCTAAGTGAAATGGCGGGTGCCTCAAAAGAACTTGGAGAGTCAATTATAATAAATCCAAACAATACAGAAGAAATAGCAGATGCATTGAAGGAAGCATTAGAAATGCCTCAATCTGATCAAATAAGGCGCAACTCCATTATGCAGACTCGTCTACAGCGTTACGATGTAGTACGTTGGGCAGATGATTTCATCCAGAAATTGTTATTTATCAAAGAGGAGCAAAAGCAATTTGATGCTAAATTATTGAGCACTCATAAACAAGCTCAATTAGTAAAAGATTTTAAAAAATCCATTCATAGGCTTATATTTTTAGATTACGATGGCACACTTGTTCCATTTGTTGGGCATCCTCAAATGGCAAAACCGAGTGCTGAGCTTTTAAATATTCTTAATCATCTTTCAAAGGATAAACGGAACGATATTGTTTTAATAAGTGGACGTGATAAAGATACGCTTCAAAGCTGGTTTGGTGCGCTTAACATAGGATTGGTAGCAGAACATGGGGTATGGATTAAGGAGAAGGGCAAAACTTGGAAAATAATAAAACCGTTAACTAACAAGTGGAAGTCTCAAATTCTACCCATACTTGAGATGTATGTAGATCGGCTTCCTGGTTCATTTGTTGAGGACAAAGAATTCTCTATTGTATGGCATTACAGGATGGCTGACCCTGAGCAGAGTTCTATACGCGCAAAAGAACTTATAGATGACATGGTAAATTTAACTGCTAATATAGATGTCCAAGTATTACAAGGAAGTAAGGTAGTAGAAGTAAGAACTGCGGGTGTAGATAAAGGCACTTCTGCTCTGCATTGGATTTCTAAAAATGCCTTTGATTTTATAATGGCAATAGGAGACGATTGCACGGATGAAGATTTGTTCAGAATTCTTCCTGAAACAGCTTACTCAATCCGAGTAGGAATGATTCCATCTTATGCTAAATTCAACTTGCATAATTATATGGAAGTTCGGAAATTTATTGAAGAAATGGTTGAATGAATTGTTGTGAGGTGGTTGGGAAAAGTTGAGAGATAAATTATAGAAGTGATACAAGAAATTAGAAAGAAAGTGGAAAAATTAAGAAAAGAGATAAATTATCATAATTACAGATACTATGTTCTAAATGACCCTGTTATCTCTGATTATGAGTATGATATGTTGGTTAAGGAACTTGAAGAACTTGAATCCCGGTATCCAGAGCTTATAACTCCTGACTCTCCGACTCAGCGTGTAGGTGGCGAGCTCACTGGTGGCTTCGCTCAGGTAGAACACAAAATTCCAATGCTTAGTCTTGAGAACACATATTCTCGTGAGGAGGTGCTTGAATTTGACCGTCGTATGTGTAAAGAGTTAGGCGTCAAGCCTGAGTATGTAGTAGAATTGAAAATAGATGGTGTAGCTGTCTCTTTAGTGTACAGGGATGGCATACTTGTCCGTGGTGCAACACGTGGTGACGGCTTTACTGGGGATGATGTCACTCATAACATAAGAACTATAAAATCTATTCCTTTAAAACTGCTAACCGATAACAAGAATTTAATGAATATTGAGGTAAGGGGTGAAGTTCTGATGCCAAAGTCAAGTTTTGAGCAATCCAATCGTGAGCGTGAATCTTCTGGTGAGCCTTTATTTGCAAACCCAAGGAATGCGGCGGCTGGCACTTTAAAGCACCTTGACCCAAAAGTAGCATCAGCCCGTAGGCTTGACATATTTATTCATACAGTTCCCACTCCTCCAAAGGGCTATGCGAGCCATTACGATATTTTAATGACTTTAAGTGAGATTGGCTTAAAAGTGAATCCAAATATAAAGCTCTGTAAATCTATAGAATCTGTGATTGATTATTGCAATTTCTGGGAGCCGCAGCGTGGTGGACTTCCTTATGAAGTTGATGGTATGGTGATAAAAGTTAACTCCTTTGAACATCAACTAAAGTTAGGGTCAACAACTAAGAATCCTCGTTACGCAATTGCTTACAAATTTCCTGCCCTCCAGGTGACAACAAAGCTTGAGAATATAATCTTACAAGTAGGTAGGACTGGCACTGTCACTCCTGTGGCAGTTCTAACACCTGTCCGTTTAGCTGGTTCCACAATTTCAAGGGCTACCCTTCATAATGCAGATGAGATTGCCCGTAAAGATATAAGAGTAGGTGATACAGTATTTATAAAAAAAGGTGGCGAAGTTATCCCTGAAGTAGTAAAGCCAGTCGTAGAGAAGCGGACTGGTAGAGAGAAGATATTTAAGATGCCTAAAACCTGTCCTGTGTGTGGTAATGAACTTGTGAGATATGAAGGCGAGGTTGCTTGGCTTTGCGAAAATTTACGCTGTTCTGCCCAAGTACAGCGTAGAATAGAGCACTTTGTTCATCGCAATGCTATGGATATAGAAGGATTAGGTGAGAAAGTGATAAAACAACTTATAGATGCTAAACTTATCAGTGATTTTACTGACCTTTATTTTCTTAAAAGGGATGCTTTATTACAACTTGAGCGTATGGCGGATAAGTCTGTAGATAATCTACTCAATGCAATTGAGGGTTCGAAGGGGCGTGAATTCTTTAGAGTCCTCTTTGCTATAGGGATAAGGTATGTTGGGATTTATGCAGCTAAGTTACTAACTGAAAAATTTCATTCAATAGACCAGTTAAAGGAGGCTACATTTGACGAAATTAACTCAATCCCTGGTATAGGGCCTGTAATTGCACAGTCAATAGTAGACTTTTTTAAAGATTCTAATAATTTAAAAGTCATAGAAAGATTAAGAAAAGCAGGGGTGTGTTTAGAATCAAAGGTAAAAAAAGGCGCCCCTAAGCCTTTGGCTGGTAAGATATTTGTCTTAACTGGCACACTTTCAAGTTTTACAAGAGAAGAGGCAACTGAGCTTATAGAGTCATTGGGTGGTAGGGTAAGTTCATCTGTCTCTAAGAATACTGACTATGTAGTAGCTGGCGACTCCCCTGGCTCCAAATATACTAAAGCCAAAGAGTTAGGTGTCAAGATTATTGATGAGGAAAAGTTTAAGGCGCTCGTGCAGCGATAGCCTCTTTTCCCTTGTAATTACCACAATTATAACATCGAGTGTGGGGCAGTATTAAAGTTTTACAGTTAGGGCATGGAATTAGTTGAGGCGGCACAAACTTCCAGTGAGTCCTGCCTTTTCTACTTCTTGACCTTGATACTCTACGTCTCGGTGAACCCATAGGTTAAGTGCTAAATGCTAAATTATGAATGCTAAATTGTAATCCATAATTCAGACTTTAGAATTCGTAATGTTATCTATCGGACAAGCTCCTAACACCAAATTTCGTTTCACTAAAGTCTATTTTTTAATTCCTTTATAAGCTCTCTTGCGTTCCGGCCCTCTGCCTCTATAAGTTCACGGGTATTCTGGCTCTCTGTTTTTATGAGATTACCAATCTCCCTAATAGCTTCCTTAATAGTCCCTATTATCTCCTTTTTGCTCTCAATTATAGCCCTTCCATTCTGTCTAAGCAATCTTGATAAGACTATTGAGAGATAAGCACTTATAAAGGCAAAATATAAACCGAGTAAAATCTGAAATGTATTCATTTTTTCTCCTTTTTAGTATGATGCCTTGTTTGAGAATTCTTTCTAAACTTTTTAATGTAATAGTTAAATTTTTCTAAAATCAAATATAATTGAAATTTTCAAAAAGTCAATTTTTTTATTATAAGAATTATAAACCAATACTGCGACTCTGGAAGAACAAAAATCTTCAAATCCTCTATGAAACTCTAAATAATGACAGGAAATGAGCTTCTCTCCATTATTATGCTTTAAATTATGAATGCTAAATTATTGATTGATAATTCAGCACTCAGAACTTGCAATTTTTAATGTTATATTGTCTATAAGTCTTGCTTTACCAAACCACACTGCAACAGCAATTAGGCATTCACCGTCCAATGTTTCCAAGGGCTTAAGGTTATCCTTTTTAACTATGTCTATGTAATCAATCTTAGCAGTGAGCTTAGTAGATATCATGGCTTCTATCTCTTTTTTTATCTTCTTAGCCTCTCTTTGCCCATTGGTTATTAACTCTTTAGCTCTCATTAGGGCTTGATAAACCACACTTGCATCCTTTCTCTCTTTTGGTGTCAAATACACATTCCTTGAACTCATAGCAAGCCCGTCTGGTTCCCTAACCGTTGGTCCTGTTAAGATTTTAACTCCAAGATTAAGGTCTTCAACCATTTTCTTAATTATGATAACCTGTTGTGCATCTTTTTCACCAAATACTGCAACATCCGGGTTCACAATATTAAATAACTTACATACAACCGTACATACTCCTTTGAAGTGGGTGGGTCTTGTCTTTCCACAAAGTACACTTGATAATCCTGGCACTTCTATATAAGTATCATATCCATCATGATACATCTCTTTAAGTTCTGGTGCGAATAAAATATCTACTCCCCTCTTCTCAAGTAGTTCAGCATCTCTTTTTATGTCCCTTGGATATGCTTTAAAATCTTCTTTTGGTCCAAACTGTAACGGGTTAACAAATATACTTGTAACAATGTGGTCTGTTTTAATTTTAGCTATGTCAACAAGTGACAGTGGCCCTTCATGTAAAGCTCCCATTGTAGGTACAAAACCTATCTTTTTACCCTTATTTCTGACTTCTAAAGAAATAGCTTTCATTTCTTTTATTTTTTTAATAATTTTCATTTTAATAAATATACTCCCAAAATTTCACTTTGTCAACCAAAAGGAACCATCAAAAAGTGGGAGTATACGGTCTCTCTACATTGTAACCATCCTTATCAAGAAAAATTGGACTTGCAAAGTTACTAAACAATTCAAAATCTTTTATATTTAAGCAAGGCTAAAGCCTTACTCTACAATCTTTAGCGTGAGCTGAACTCCCATACTACACTTCTTCACACTTAAGTCCTTGTTTATGATATTTGCGAGCACACTTGTAACAACTAGTACCTCCATTTTTGAACTCAATCTTTTCACCGCATTCACACATCCATCCTATAAGACGTGCAGGAACACCCGCAACTATTGCGTAATCAGGCACATCTTTAGTCACAACAGCTCCTGCTCCTATAAATGCCCATTTCCCTATGTTAATACCACAAATAATTGTAGCATTAGCTCCAATTGATACTCCTTTACATACGTGTGTAGGAATCCATTTTCCACCCTTCGGATACGGAGCTCTGGGGTTGAGGTCATTTGTAAAAACTGCAGATGGTCCAACAAATACATAATCTTCGAGTGTCACAAATGTATACACAGATACATTATTTTCAAGTTTTACTCCATTTCCTAAGACTGCACCTCTGGCTATGAAGCAATTTTGTCCAATAACACAATTCTTACCTATCTTAGCCCCCCCCATTATGTGTGAGAAGTGCCATATCTTTGTCCCCTCCCCTATCTCTGCTCCTTCATCTACAATAGCAGTGGGATGAACGAAATATTTATTCATATCAACCTCCCCATAAGTAAAATCAAAAAATCGTCTGATGACCTCACATGGTATCCATCCTCTATAAAATTGTCAATAAAATTATCTGAAATAATTGTAGGTAAATTGAAAACTTGAGCGGAGACACTACTTCCAGTTTCCTCTCCGATAGGAGTCCAATGGCTCCATCGGAGTCTTCGGACAAGTATTTCTATTGGAGTTTTTCGCCTCCTGTATCTATTTTTTAATAGCTCGCAAAGATTGCGGCGTTAGTCCCATCTTTGGTCTCCCCATAAGTATGCCACTCGCCCCGGTTCTCACATCTCTTGCAGTAAATTCATATCGGGGAAGGCGTAATCTTTTCATTTGGGGCCAATATTTCTCTATATCTCAGAGATCTTTTGTATCTATCTCTATAATTTGAAAAAGATAATTTTAAGGCAGTCCTCGATACCATTTTTAGTATTTTGGGGTCACTTGGGTTTCATACTCGCATAATTTTAACCTCAAATTTCCATCTAAAGCCTCTAAACCTCATAAGAGCTTAAAAAGTCTATACCTCTCCTCTAAATTCAGAAAACTCTATCCCCTTAAAATTAGCTTATGTACAAAATTTAAGCATCTTCAATCTGTTTTCGGCTTCCCAATATTCCCATTGCCATGGATAATCAGTCGACAACCTCAATATCCATCCTCTGCTCCTTTTGACAAGTCTACCTGCAATAAAAAGAAACCTTTGCCTTACCCATTTTGCCATTTTCTTCACTTTCATTAGATTGTACGCCAGCATAACCAAGAAGAAATGAGCAGTATTTGCTCCCCAACAATGTGAAGATGTGACATCTAGCCCATAACCTATTATCCCTTCTTTTATCAAATTTTCTACATTGGCTCTACCATTGTAAAATCTCCATACTTTTTCAGATATCATATCTTCTA includes these proteins:
- the dapF gene encoding diaminopimelate epimerase, which produces MQFIKAHCGGNDFVIFDSRLNSVPTNLTPFVKHLADRHTGIGADGIIFIEPTNGADFGLRYFNPDGSEYGICGNGTLCVLLYTGKSEASFKTASGILKGCVIDNKVRVKIPPPKNVILSLPLTIKKSKLNFSFVDIGVPHTILFVKDVTSIDVSSFAHSIRFHPHFGADGTNVNFVQILGKNKISIRTYERGIEGETLSCGSGTCASAIVGWLKGDLLSPIEVNTQGGTLWVYIAGLEEIWLQGIPELVYKGELLLYKGGISESI
- a CDS encoding elongation factor G, which produces MKAYEPKDIRNVVLMSPLGAGKTTLAEAILFNSGATSRLGRVVDGTSIFDYAPDEIEQKMSINLSIACFELSGILVNLIDTPGCSDFFGDVISGVTVADSAIIVVNASTGIQPWTDMIKFLADEHRIPVIIFVNQLSKENANFTQTFKEIQNLFGKNAHLSSARQVIPLTIPDGIGAQFNKVLSVFEVDNPYKALVLESIAEMDDQLTEKYLSDEPFTPDDIARGLKVGVNSRKLIPLYCGDAYNNIGVKELLTCLPFLPSSLENKLSASPNLSCLAFKTTVDPKIGELTNIRVFSGTLSPGTYVFNSTKNIEEKVNQVYVLKGKDRIEVSSLVTGSIGALVKLKSTQTGDTLTDKTNPVTLPPLKFPEPQVKVAIVPKSKKDEEKVSTALSKLHEEDPTFAFFYDTETKQMIVSGLGELHLDITLKRLKQKFGVEVGTERPRIHYRETVTRVSECQGKYKRQTGGHGQYGDCWIRFEPLERSKGFEFVDAIVGGRIPKRFIPSVEKGLLDAINKGVLAGYPTTDLRATLYDGSYHEVDSSDIAFKIAASMAFRNGIPKASPTLLEPIMRIEVTVPQEFMGDVMGELSSRRGKIESTEPFGKYQKICALVPDAELYKFSSTLRSQTQGMGSFLLKFSHYEEVPKEIQKRIIEEHKKEEK
- a CDS encoding bifunctional alpha,alpha-trehalose-phosphate synthase (UDP-forming)/trehalose-phosphatase, whose protein sequence is MRLLVVSNRLPITVVEKEGKLRVKGSIGGLVSGLSAYLDLLKGTSFTKSEHIWVGWPGIAVDDKSKEELRLKLLNEFHAYPVFLSENVMEKFYYGFCNKIIWPLFHYFPSYAIYDEDYWLHYKHVNETFCAALMEIMKVDDVVWIHDYHLMLLPKLLRDKIPSIPIGFFLHIPFPSFEIFRLLPRKWGSEILKGLLCADLIGFHTHDYTQYFLRCVLRMLGYDHNIGKLSVDGRLVQADTFPMGIDFHRFYNAMINSDVKKEKNKLEKTLSDFKLVLSIDRLDYTKGIVNRLQGYEIFLNRNPHWHRKVILILIVVPSRVGVEYYQQMKNKIDELVGRINGKFGNIYWTPILYQYRFLPFHQLAALYNISDVALITPLRDGMNLTAKEYIATRTDKTGVVILSEMAGASKELGESIIINPNNTEEIADALKEALEMPQSDQIRRNSIMQTRLQRYDVVRWADDFIQKLLFIKEEQKQFDAKLLSTHKQAQLVKDFKKSIHRLIFLDYDGTLVPFVGHPQMAKPSAELLNILNHLSKDKRNDIVLISGRDKDTLQSWFGALNIGLVAEHGVWIKEKGKTWKIIKPLTNKWKSQILPILEMYVDRLPGSFVEDKEFSIVWHYRMADPEQSSIRAKELIDDMVNLTANIDVQVLQGSKVVEVRTAGVDKGTSALHWISKNAFDFIMAIGDDCTDEDLFRILPETAYSIRVGMIPSYAKFNLHNYMEVRKFIEEMVE
- the ligA gene encoding NAD-dependent DNA ligase LigA; this translates as MIEVIQEIRKKVEKLRKEINYHNYRYYVLNDPVISDYEYDMLVKELEELESRYPELITPDSPTQRVGGELTGGFAQVEHKIPMLSLENTYSREEVLEFDRRMCKELGVKPEYVVELKIDGVAVSLVYRDGILVRGATRGDGFTGDDVTHNIRTIKSIPLKLLTDNKNLMNIEVRGEVLMPKSSFEQSNRERESSGEPLFANPRNAAAGTLKHLDPKVASARRLDIFIHTVPTPPKGYASHYDILMTLSEIGLKVNPNIKLCKSIESVIDYCNFWEPQRGGLPYEVDGMVIKVNSFEHQLKLGSTTKNPRYAIAYKFPALQVTTKLENIILQVGRTGTVTPVAVLTPVRLAGSTISRATLHNADEIARKDIRVGDTVFIKKGGEVIPEVVKPVVEKRTGREKIFKMPKTCPVCGNELVRYEGEVAWLCENLRCSAQVQRRIEHFVHRNAMDIEGLGEKVIKQLIDAKLISDFTDLYFLKRDALLQLERMADKSVDNLLNAIEGSKGREFFRVLFAIGIRYVGIYAAKLLTEKFHSIDQLKEATFDEINSIPGIGPVIAQSIVDFFKDSNNLKVIERLRKAGVCLESKVKKGAPKPLAGKIFVLTGTLSSFTREEATELIESLGGRVSSSVSKNTDYVVAGDSPGSKYTKAKELGVKIIDEEKFKALVQR
- the rpmF gene encoding 50S ribosomal protein L32 is translated as MGSPRRRVSRSRSRKGRTHWKFVPPQLIPCPNCKTLILPHTRCYNCGNYKGKEAIAARAP
- the panC gene encoding pantoate--beta-alanine ligase, with translation MKIIKKIKEMKAISLEVRNKGKKIGFVPTMGALHEGPLSLVDIAKIKTDHIVTSIFVNPLQFGPKEDFKAYPRDIKRDAELLEKRGVDILFAPELKEMYHDGYDTYIEVPGLSSVLCGKTRPTHFKGVCTVVCKLFNIVNPDVAVFGEKDAQQVIIIKKMVEDLNLGVKILTGPTVREPDGLAMSSRNVYLTPKERKDASVVYQALMRAKELITNGQREAKKIKKEIEAMISTKLTAKIDYIDIVKKDNLKPLETLDGECLIAVAVWFGKARLIDNITLKIASSEC
- a CDS encoding DapH/DapD/GlmU-related protein, with protein sequence MNKYFVHPTAIVDEGAEIGEGTKIWHFSHIMGGAKIGKNCVIGQNCFIARGAVLGNGVKLENNVSVYTFVTLEDYVFVGPSAVFTNDLNPRAPYPKGGKWIPTHVCKGVSIGANATIICGINIGKWAFIGAGAVVTKDVPDYAIVAGVPARLIGWMCECGEKIEFKNGGTSCYKCARKYHKQGLKCEEV
- a CDS encoding transposase, with product MGEEKEVILLFEYKRYNYQVIATNIEDMISEKVWRFYNGRANVENLIKEGIIGYGLDVTSSHCWGANTAHFFLVMLAYNLMKVKKMAKWVRQRFLFIAGRLVKRSRGWILRLSTDYPWQWEYWEAENRLKMLKFCT